The Achromobacter deleyi genome has a window encoding:
- the glpK gene encoding glycerol kinase GlpK, which produces MTTNEFVLALDQGTTSSRAIVFDREGVVRGVGQREFRQHYPRPGWVEHDANEIWHSQLDVAREALRNAAVTAADLAAIGITNQRETTVIWERATGRPLARAIVWQDRRTAPMCDQLRQDGHADFLQSRTGLVLDAYFSGTKLAWLLDHVPGARQMAERGELAFGTVDSWLVWQLTGGAVHSTDPSNASRTMLFDLHTQDWSDDILALLRIPRSVLPQIAPSSAVVGDALPEWLGGSVPIAGVAGDQQAATFGQACFAPGMAKNTYGTGCFMLMNVGDKPVQSRNNLLSTVGWGLPRAGAGGWTPTYMLEGGVFVAGAAVQWLRDGLGIIQRSEDIESLAASVADTDDVFMVPAFAGLGAPHWDPYARGTLVGLTRGTSRAHIARATLESIALQSAELLTCMNGDSGIALTELRVDGGAARNDLLMQMQADILGVPVVRPRVPESTALGAAGLAGLAVGFWSSQDEFASKWQAERTFEPTWPQSVRDARMKRWRQAVELSKGWSAGATK; this is translated from the coding sequence GTGACGACGAATGAATTTGTCCTAGCCCTGGACCAGGGCACGACCAGCTCCCGGGCCATCGTGTTCGACCGCGAAGGCGTGGTGCGCGGCGTCGGCCAACGAGAATTCCGCCAGCACTACCCCCGTCCGGGCTGGGTCGAGCACGACGCCAACGAAATCTGGCACAGCCAGCTGGACGTGGCGCGCGAAGCGCTGCGCAACGCCGCCGTCACCGCCGCCGACCTGGCCGCCATCGGCATCACCAACCAGCGCGAAACCACCGTGATCTGGGAACGCGCCACCGGCCGCCCGCTGGCCCGCGCCATCGTCTGGCAGGACCGCCGCACCGCCCCGATGTGCGACCAGCTCCGCCAGGACGGCCACGCCGACTTCCTGCAATCGCGGACCGGCCTGGTGCTGGACGCCTATTTCTCGGGCACCAAGCTGGCCTGGCTGCTGGATCACGTGCCCGGAGCGCGCCAGATGGCCGAACGCGGCGAACTGGCCTTCGGCACCGTGGACTCCTGGCTGGTCTGGCAACTGACCGGCGGCGCGGTACACAGCACCGACCCCAGCAACGCCTCCCGCACCATGCTCTTCGACCTGCACACGCAAGACTGGAGCGACGACATCCTGGCGCTGCTCAGGATTCCCCGCAGCGTGCTGCCGCAGATCGCGCCCAGCAGCGCAGTCGTGGGCGACGCCCTGCCCGAGTGGCTGGGCGGCTCCGTCCCGATCGCCGGCGTGGCGGGCGACCAGCAGGCCGCCACCTTCGGCCAAGCCTGCTTCGCGCCCGGCATGGCCAAGAACACCTACGGCACCGGCTGCTTCATGCTGATGAACGTGGGCGACAAGCCCGTGCAGTCCAGGAACAACCTGCTGTCCACCGTGGGCTGGGGCCTGCCCCGCGCCGGTGCCGGCGGCTGGACTCCCACCTACATGCTTGAAGGCGGCGTATTCGTGGCAGGCGCCGCCGTGCAATGGCTGCGCGACGGACTGGGCATCATCCAGCGCTCCGAAGACATCGAATCCCTGGCCGCCAGCGTGGCCGACACCGACGACGTCTTCATGGTGCCCGCCTTCGCCGGCCTGGGCGCCCCGCACTGGGACCCCTATGCGCGCGGCACCCTCGTGGGCCTCACCCGCGGCACCTCCCGCGCCCACATCGCCCGCGCCACCCTGGAATCCATCGCCCTGCAAAGCGCCGAGCTGCTCACCTGCATGAACGGCGACAGCGGCATCGCGCTGACGGAACTGCGCGTCGACGGCGGCGCCGCCCGCAACGACCTGCTGATGCAGATGCAGGCCGACATCCTGGGCGTCCCCGTGGTCCGCCCCCGCGTCCCGGAATCCACCGCGCTGGGGGCCGCCGGCCTCGCCGGCCTGGCGGTCGGCTTCTGGTCCAGCCAGGACGAGTTCGCCTCCAAGTGGCAAGCCGAACGCACCTTCGAACCCACCTGGCCCCAATCGGTGCGCGACGCCCGCATGAAGCGCTGGCGCCAGGCCGTGGAACTGTCAAAAGGCTGGTCGGCAGGCGCGACGAAGTAA
- a CDS encoding indolepyruvate ferredoxin oxidoreductase family protein, with amino-acid sequence MNAPLTPAVRAALESVQLDDKYTLESGRAWMSGIHALVRLPMMQRVRDARAGLNTAGFVSGYRGSPLGGVDQNMWKAAKYLKAHHVEFQPGINEDLAATAVWGSQQVNLFPGARYDGVFGMWYGKGPGVDRCGDVFKHANAAGTSRHGGVLVVAGDDHPAKSSTLPHQSDHILKACMIPALFPSSVQEVLDYGLHGWAMSRYAGVWVGMKCITDIVEVSASVDVDPQRVRILLPEDFLLPADGLNIRLPDTPLQQEARLLDYKLYAALAYVRANKLNRELWHVPQRDARFGIMTSGKAYLDTCQALSDLGLSEEACRRIGLRLFKVGMVWPLESTGTQQFAEGLDEILVVEEKRQVLEYQLKEELFSWIGSGKKIPRVVGKFDDKDGGEWSVPQGNWLLPAHYEFSPAMVAKAIAARLLRFELPDDVRAGIEARLEFIRGREQALARPRVIEERKPWFCSGCPHNTSTRLPEGSRGMAGIGCHYMVRWMDRSTDVFTQMGGEGVPWLGQAPFTEEKHVFANLGDGTYFHSGLLAIRAAVAAAAPITYKILFNDAVAMTGGQPVDGPISVPMITRQVAAEGIEKIVVVTDDPDKYLDVSDLAPGVPVHHRDELDAVMRELREYPKVSVLVYDQTCATEKRRRRKRNAYPDPARRVVINERVCEGCGDCSAKSHCLSVEPLETEFGRKRTINQSSCNKDFSCLKGFCPSLVTVEGGKLRKPRALAQDDGAADEEVPLPRVPGLEQSYGVFIAGVGGTGVVTIGQLLGMAAHLEGKGCSVLDMAGLAQKGGAVYSHVVLARTPDHLMNTRVAMGEADLLLAGDLVVATSADAMARLSPGRTRVLLNTDTAPTAAFVGNPDWTLPGADLKADLQAACGKENLDTVDAAALAVGLLGDAIYSNPLMMGYAYQKGWIPLSREALLRAIELNGQQVTANIAAFAWGRRAAHDPAGVARLLANGGVAPARQEDIIEIKRPRAASPLVELKKPAGELAQVVAVRKAFLTQYQDAAYAKRYTDLVDKVAHAEREATGTSRLALAVARYYFKLMAYKDEYEVARLYSDGEFIKRVGEQFEGDWKLRFHLAPPMFARRDKDGHLIKRSYGPGMLRVFGLLARLRFLRGTRLDLFGYTQERRAERELMREYRETMTAILSKLNRGNLDRAVALASVPEGIRGYGHVKEASMARAEEVREELLKEFSARVVAIGVRAA; translated from the coding sequence ATGAATGCCCCCCTTACGCCCGCCGTTCGCGCGGCGCTTGAATCCGTCCAGCTCGACGACAAATACACCCTGGAATCCGGCCGCGCCTGGATGAGCGGCATCCACGCCCTGGTCCGCCTGCCCATGATGCAGCGCGTGCGCGATGCGCGGGCGGGGCTGAACACCGCGGGGTTCGTGTCGGGGTATCGGGGCTCTCCGCTGGGCGGCGTCGACCAGAACATGTGGAAGGCGGCCAAGTATCTGAAGGCCCATCATGTCGAGTTCCAGCCCGGCATCAACGAAGACCTGGCCGCCACCGCCGTCTGGGGCTCGCAGCAGGTCAATCTGTTTCCGGGCGCCAGGTACGACGGCGTCTTCGGCATGTGGTACGGCAAGGGGCCCGGCGTGGACCGTTGCGGTGATGTCTTCAAGCACGCCAATGCCGCGGGCACCTCGCGGCATGGCGGCGTGCTGGTGGTGGCGGGGGACGACCACCCGGCCAAGTCTTCGACCCTGCCGCACCAGAGCGACCACATCCTGAAGGCCTGCATGATTCCGGCGCTGTTTCCGTCCAGCGTCCAGGAAGTGCTGGACTACGGCCTGCACGGCTGGGCGATGAGCCGCTATGCGGGCGTGTGGGTCGGCATGAAGTGCATCACCGATATCGTCGAGGTATCGGCCTCGGTCGACGTGGATCCGCAGCGCGTGCGGATTCTGCTGCCCGAGGATTTCCTGCTGCCGGCCGACGGCTTGAACATCAGGCTGCCCGATACGCCGCTGCAGCAGGAGGCCCGGCTCCTGGACTACAAGCTGTACGCGGCGCTGGCCTATGTCCGCGCCAACAAGCTGAACCGCGAACTCTGGCATGTGCCGCAGCGCGACGCCCGCTTTGGCATCATGACCTCGGGCAAGGCCTATCTGGACACCTGCCAGGCGCTGTCCGACCTGGGCTTGTCCGAAGAGGCGTGCCGGCGCATCGGCCTGCGCCTGTTCAAGGTCGGGATGGTGTGGCCGCTGGAATCCACCGGCACGCAGCAGTTCGCGGAAGGGCTGGACGAGATCCTGGTGGTCGAGGAAAAGCGCCAGGTGCTGGAGTACCAGCTGAAGGAAGAGCTGTTCAGCTGGATTGGCAGCGGCAAGAAGATCCCGCGGGTGGTGGGCAAGTTCGACGACAAGGATGGCGGCGAGTGGTCGGTGCCGCAAGGAAACTGGCTGCTGCCAGCCCATTACGAATTTTCGCCCGCCATGGTCGCCAAGGCCATTGCGGCGCGCCTGTTGCGCTTCGAGCTGCCGGACGACGTGCGCGCCGGCATCGAGGCGCGGCTGGAATTCATCCGCGGCCGGGAACAGGCCCTGGCGCGCCCGCGCGTGATTGAAGAGCGCAAGCCCTGGTTCTGTTCGGGCTGTCCGCACAATACCTCGACCCGCCTGCCGGAAGGCTCGCGCGGCATGGCGGGCATCGGCTGCCACTACATGGTCAGGTGGATGGACCGCAGCACCGATGTCTTTACGCAGATGGGCGGCGAAGGTGTGCCGTGGCTGGGCCAGGCGCCGTTCACCGAAGAAAAGCATGTCTTCGCCAATCTGGGCGATGGCACGTACTTCCATTCCGGTCTGCTGGCGATACGCGCGGCCGTGGCTGCCGCTGCGCCGATCACATACAAGATCCTGTTCAACGACGCCGTCGCGATGACGGGCGGGCAGCCGGTGGACGGGCCCATCAGCGTGCCGATGATCACCCGCCAGGTGGCGGCCGAGGGCATCGAGAAGATCGTCGTCGTGACGGACGATCCCGACAAGTACCTGGACGTCAGCGATCTGGCGCCGGGAGTGCCCGTGCATCACCGCGACGAACTGGACGCGGTAATGCGCGAGCTGCGCGAATATCCGAAGGTGTCGGTGCTGGTCTATGACCAGACCTGCGCCACCGAGAAGCGCCGCCGCCGCAAGCGCAATGCCTATCCGGACCCCGCGCGCCGCGTGGTCATCAACGAACGGGTATGTGAAGGTTGCGGAGACTGTTCCGCGAAGTCGCACTGTCTGTCGGTCGAGCCGCTGGAGACTGAATTCGGGCGCAAGCGGACGATCAATCAATCCAGCTGCAACAAGGATTTCTCCTGTCTGAAGGGGTTTTGCCCCAGCCTGGTGACGGTGGAGGGAGGAAAGCTGAGAAAGCCGCGGGCGCTGGCGCAGGACGATGGCGCGGCCGATGAGGAAGTGCCGTTGCCGCGCGTGCCCGGCCTGGAGCAGTCCTATGGTGTTTTCATTGCCGGTGTGGGCGGCACGGGCGTGGTGACGATCGGCCAGTTGCTGGGCATGGCGGCGCACCTGGAGGGCAAGGGCTGTTCGGTGCTGGACATGGCGGGCCTGGCGCAGAAGGGCGGGGCGGTGTATTCACACGTGGTCCTGGCGCGTACGCCGGATCATCTGATGAATACCCGGGTGGCGATGGGCGAGGCCGACCTGCTGCTGGCCGGCGATCTGGTCGTGGCCACCAGCGCGGATGCCATGGCGCGGCTGAGTCCGGGCCGCACGCGGGTCTTGCTGAACACCGATACCGCGCCGACCGCGGCGTTCGTGGGCAACCCGGACTGGACGCTGCCGGGCGCCGATCTGAAGGCGGACCTGCAAGCTGCCTGCGGCAAGGAGAACCTGGACACGGTGGACGCGGCGGCGCTGGCCGTGGGTCTGCTGGGCGACGCCATCTATTCGAATCCGCTGATGATGGGCTATGCCTACCAGAAGGGGTGGATTCCGCTGTCGCGGGAGGCGCTGTTGCGCGCCATCGAGCTCAATGGCCAGCAGGTGACTGCGAATATCGCGGCCTTCGCCTGGGGGCGGCGCGCGGCGCACGATCCCGCGGGCGTGGCCCGTTTGCTGGCCAATGGCGGCGTGGCGCCCGCCAGGCAGGAAGACATCATCGAGATCAAGCGTCCGCGGGCGGCCAGTCCGTTGGTGGAGCTGAAAAAGCCGGCGGGGGAGCTGGCGCAGGTGGTGGCGGTGCGCAAGGCTTTCCTGACGCAGTATCAGGATGCTGCCTATGCGAAGCGGTACACGGATCTGGTGGACAAGGTGGCGCACGCTGAACGCGAGGCCACGGGAACAAGCCGGCTGGCGCTGGCGGTGGCGCGCTATTACTTCAAGCTGATGGCCTACAAGGACGAGTACGAGGTGGCCAGGCTGTATTCGGACGGTGAGTTCATCAAGCGGGTGGGCGAGCAGTTCGAGGGGGACTGGAAGCTGCGCTTCCATCTGGCGCCGCCCATGTTCGCGCGCCGCGACAAGGACGGGCATCTGATCAAGCGCAGCTATGGGCCGGGGATGCTGCGTGTCTTCGGGCTGCTGGCCAGGTTGCGTTTCTTGCGGGGGACCAGGCTGGATCTGTTCGGGTATACGCAGGAGCGGCGTGCGGAGCGCGAGCTGATGCGCGAGTACCGGGAGACGATGACGGCGATTCTGTCGAAGCTGAATCGCGGGAATCTGGATCGGGCGGTGGCGCTGGCCAGTGTTCCGGAGGGGATCCGGGGGTATGGGCACGTGAAGGAAGCTTCGATGGCGCGGGCTGAGGAGGTCCGGGAGGAATTGTTGAAGGAGTTCAGTGCGAGGGTGGTTGCTATTGGGGTGCGGGCGGCTTGA
- the mutY gene encoding A/G-specific adenine glycosylase: MDFAPRIVAWQRQHGRHDLPWQNTRDPYRIWLSEIMLQQTQVATVIPYYDRFLQRFPDVAALAAAAQEDVMPYWAGLGYYARARNLHRCAQEIARDWNGRFPPTAEAIATLPGIGRSTAAAIAAFAYGERSPILDGNVKRVFTRHFGIAGDPSKREIEQRLWALADAQVDAAPGLDMASYTQGLMDLGATLCTRGKPACDRCPVAGSCVARREGRQAELPTPKVRKAIPERETCMLVLRHQGAFLLQQRPEPGIWGGLWSLPEFDVAGDPDSASRALGLEPEQRFELAAFAHTFTHYRLHIRPWLVPVRAVSLREPAQPERWVPADKLASMALPAPVKKLLQGLVDAGMQDSLFDEPAR; the protein is encoded by the coding sequence ATGGACTTCGCCCCTCGCATCGTCGCCTGGCAACGCCAGCATGGCCGCCACGATCTTCCCTGGCAAAACACCCGGGATCCCTATCGGATCTGGCTATCCGAGATCATGCTGCAGCAGACACAGGTGGCCACCGTCATCCCCTATTACGACCGCTTCCTGCAGCGCTTCCCGGACGTGGCGGCGCTGGCGGCCGCCGCCCAGGAAGACGTGATGCCGTACTGGGCCGGCCTGGGCTATTACGCCCGCGCCCGGAACCTGCACCGTTGCGCGCAAGAGATCGCGCGCGACTGGAACGGGCGCTTTCCGCCCACGGCCGAGGCCATCGCCACGCTGCCCGGCATCGGCCGCTCCACCGCCGCGGCCATTGCCGCGTTCGCCTATGGCGAGCGCTCGCCCATCCTGGACGGCAATGTGAAACGCGTGTTCACGCGCCACTTCGGCATCGCGGGCGATCCCTCCAAACGCGAAATCGAGCAACGCCTGTGGGCGCTGGCCGACGCGCAGGTCGACGCCGCGCCCGGCCTGGACATGGCCTCCTACACGCAAGGACTGATGGACCTGGGCGCCACGCTGTGCACCCGCGGCAAGCCCGCCTGCGACCGGTGCCCCGTGGCCGGCAGTTGCGTGGCCAGGCGCGAAGGCCGCCAGGCCGAGCTGCCCACGCCCAAGGTGCGCAAGGCCATCCCGGAACGCGAGACCTGTATGCTGGTGCTGCGGCATCAGGGCGCGTTCCTGCTGCAGCAACGGCCCGAACCCGGCATCTGGGGCGGACTGTGGAGCCTGCCTGAATTCGACGTGGCGGGCGACCCCGACAGCGCGTCGCGCGCGCTGGGCCTGGAGCCCGAGCAGCGCTTCGAGCTCGCCGCCTTCGCCCACACCTTCACGCACTACCGGCTGCACATCCGGCCATGGCTCGTTCCCGTCCGGGCGGTCAGCCTGCGCGAACCGGCGCAGCCCGAACGCTGGGTTCCGGCGGACAAGCTGGCGTCGATGGCGCTGCCGGCGCCGGTGAAGAAGCTGTTGCAGGGCCTGGTGGATGCGGGCATGCAGGACAGCCTGTTCGACGAGCCCGCGCGCTAG
- a CDS encoding helix-turn-helix transcriptional regulator — protein sequence MTTSPLAGAAGHEGSHLRRQALGEFVRSARSRITPQMAGLPEGMRRRTPGLRREEVAQLCGISVTWYTWIEQGREVSVSPSVWSRIAGVLQLARAERAYLFDLADCADPQHARDDAGGAPGPLHECVNAINAPAYVLDRAWNVLACNEPLRDLFDDWPTRDAEPNLLRYIFLDPAARELVVDWDQRARRVVAEFRADAGAHLDEPAVLSLLDSLSRQSAVFSHWWTRHAVVEREGGLREFQHPRRGKLGYQQITFRLATHPDLKLVMLLSGSAEAGA from the coding sequence ATGACTACTTCCCCCCTGGCCGGCGCCGCCGGCCACGAAGGCTCTCACCTGCGCCGGCAGGCGCTGGGCGAATTCGTGCGCAGCGCCCGATCCCGCATCACGCCCCAGATGGCCGGCCTGCCGGAAGGCATGCGCCGCCGCACGCCCGGCCTGCGGCGGGAAGAGGTCGCGCAGCTCTGCGGCATCAGCGTCACCTGGTACACCTGGATCGAGCAGGGGCGCGAGGTGTCCGTGTCGCCCTCGGTATGGTCCCGCATCGCGGGCGTGCTGCAGCTGGCCCGCGCGGAACGCGCCTATCTGTTCGACCTGGCCGACTGCGCGGATCCGCAGCATGCCCGTGACGACGCCGGCGGCGCGCCGGGGCCGCTGCATGAGTGCGTGAACGCGATCAATGCGCCGGCCTATGTGCTGGACCGAGCGTGGAACGTGCTGGCCTGCAACGAGCCGCTGCGGGACCTGTTTGACGATTGGCCAACGCGCGATGCCGAGCCCAACCTGCTGCGCTACATCTTCCTGGATCCCGCCGCGCGCGAACTGGTGGTGGACTGGGACCAGCGCGCCCGTCGCGTGGTGGCGGAATTCCGCGCCGACGCCGGGGCGCACCTGGACGAGCCGGCGGTGCTGTCGCTGCTGGACAGCCTGAGTCGGCAAAGCGCGGTCTTTTCCCATTGGTGGACGCGCCATGCGGTGGTGGAGCGCGAAGGCGGCTTGCGGGAATTCCAGCATCCGCGCCGTGGCAAGCTCGGGTATCAGCAGATCACCTTCCGCCTGGCGACGCATCCGGATCTGAAGCTGGTGATGCTGCTGAGCGGGAGCGCGGAAGCCGGCGCCTGA
- a CDS encoding class I SAM-dependent methyltransferase has protein sequence MTSSSHDAAVDRQFSPRAAAYLTSAVHAQGEDLLQMAGIAGEHPGSRVLDLGCGGGHVSFHVAPLVGQVTAYDLSQQMLDVVAGEAAKRGLANLVTCQGKAEYLPFGDGEFDLVMSRYSTHHWQDAGRGLREAFRVLKPGGTAVFADVVSPGEPLLDTWLQTIEVLRDTSHVRDYSVAEWTRMLTEAGFTLQGLAPRRLPLEFQSWVTRMRTPDTLVAALRHMFGIAPDVVRAHFDVREDSSFTSDTATIVVKKPG, from the coding sequence ATGACCTCCAGTTCGCATGACGCCGCCGTCGACCGCCAGTTCAGCCCTCGCGCCGCGGCCTACCTGACCAGCGCGGTCCACGCCCAGGGCGAAGACCTGCTGCAAATGGCCGGCATCGCCGGCGAGCACCCCGGCTCGCGGGTGCTGGATCTGGGCTGTGGCGGCGGCCACGTGAGCTTTCACGTCGCGCCGCTGGTCGGCCAGGTCACGGCCTACGATCTTTCGCAGCAGATGCTGGACGTGGTCGCGGGCGAAGCCGCCAAGCGCGGGCTTGCGAACCTGGTCACCTGTCAGGGCAAGGCCGAATACCTGCCGTTTGGCGACGGCGAGTTTGACCTGGTGATGTCGCGCTATTCCACGCATCACTGGCAGGACGCTGGGCGCGGCCTGCGCGAAGCCTTCCGCGTGCTCAAGCCCGGCGGCACCGCCGTGTTCGCCGACGTGGTGTCGCCGGGCGAGCCGCTGCTGGACACCTGGCTGCAGACCATCGAAGTGCTGCGCGACACCTCGCATGTGCGCGACTACTCCGTCGCCGAATGGACCCGCATGCTGACCGAGGCCGGCTTCACCCTGCAAGGCCTGGCCCCGCGCCGCCTGCCGCTGGAATTCCAGTCCTGGGTCACCCGCATGCGCACCCCCGACACGCTGGTCGCGGCGCTGCGCCATATGTTCGGCATTGCGCCGGACGTGGTGCGGGCGCACTTCGACGTGCGCGAAGACAGCTCTTTCACCAGCGACACGGCAACGATCGTGGTGAAAAAGCCGGGCTGA
- a CDS encoding mannitol dehydrogenase family protein → MELVAREAGRLQPASLAALPAQVARPGYDRARLKARIVHLGLGAFARAHLAAVNDAALRAGADPDWGICGVSLRQADTRDALAPQDGLYALALRSADDHGRPRQQLMVIGCLLEALVAPEDPQAVLARIAGPDTRIVSLTVTEKGYCHDPASGRLDLAHPDIVHDLAQPAAPRSAIGFLAWGLQRRRAAGLGPVTLMSLDNLPANGHLLRGMVLAFAARVDAGLVDWIASACAFPCSMVDRIVPRTTGEDRCAVAEALGVRDAWPVLAEPYLEWVIEDRFAARRPDWTAGGARFVAEAEPFETLKLRMVNGAHSALAYLSVMAGWATVDQAMAQPGLERYLSELMRTEIAPTLPTLPGLDVEQYRQRLLRRYANPALRHQTRQIAMDGSQKLPQRLLETVRARLAADLPMPGLALAVAGWLHFLRGVDQAGRRYEIQDPMAGILARQYALAEQAAQQAGQGPRAMLAWAGVLTGLEAVFGDLGQDPRFVRAVAQAAQSLRSLGVAGALGALAAQGPPQAG, encoded by the coding sequence ATGGAACTGGTAGCGCGGGAGGCCGGCCGCCTGCAGCCGGCCAGCCTTGCGGCGCTGCCCGCGCAGGTGGCGCGTCCCGGCTACGACCGGGCCAGGCTCAAGGCGCGCATCGTGCATCTGGGCCTGGGCGCGTTTGCGCGCGCCCATCTGGCGGCGGTGAACGATGCCGCGCTGCGCGCCGGCGCGGATCCGGACTGGGGCATCTGCGGCGTGTCCTTGCGTCAGGCCGATACGCGCGATGCGCTGGCGCCGCAGGATGGCCTGTACGCGCTGGCCCTGCGCAGCGCCGACGATCACGGCCGGCCGCGGCAACAGCTGATGGTGATCGGCTGCCTGCTGGAGGCGCTGGTGGCGCCCGAGGATCCGCAGGCTGTGCTGGCTCGCATCGCCGGCCCGGACACGCGCATCGTCAGCCTCACGGTTACCGAGAAAGGCTACTGCCACGATCCCGCCAGCGGGCGGCTTGATCTGGCCCACCCCGACATCGTGCACGACCTCGCGCAGCCCGCCGCGCCCCGCAGCGCCATAGGCTTTCTGGCCTGGGGCCTGCAGCGCCGGCGGGCGGCGGGGCTGGGGCCCGTGACCCTGATGTCGCTGGACAACCTGCCCGCCAACGGTCATCTGCTGCGCGGCATGGTGCTGGCGTTCGCGGCGCGGGTCGACGCGGGGCTGGTGGATTGGATCGCCTCGGCTTGCGCGTTCCCGTGCTCGATGGTTGACCGCATCGTGCCCCGCACCACCGGCGAAGACCGGTGCGCGGTGGCCGAGGCGCTGGGCGTGCGCGACGCCTGGCCCGTGCTGGCCGAGCCCTATCTGGAATGGGTGATCGAAGACCGGTTCGCCGCCCGCCGTCCGGACTGGACGGCGGGCGGCGCGCGCTTCGTGGCCGAGGCCGAACCGTTCGAGACGCTGAAGCTGCGCATGGTCAACGGGGCGCATTCCGCCCTGGCCTATCTGTCGGTGATGGCGGGCTGGGCCACGGTGGACCAGGCGATGGCGCAACCCGGCCTGGAGCGCTATCTGTCGGAGTTGATGCGCACGGAGATCGCGCCCACCTTGCCGACGCTGCCCGGACTGGATGTGGAGCAATATCGGCAGCGTTTGCTGCGGCGCTATGCCAATCCGGCGCTCAGGCACCAGACGCGGCAGATCGCAATGGACGGCTCGCAAAAGCTGCCGCAGCGCCTGCTGGAAACGGTGCGCGCGCGCCTGGCGGCGGACCTGCCAATGCCGGGGTTGGCGCTGGCGGTGGCCGGCTGGCTGCATTTCCTGCGCGGCGTCGACCAGGCCGGGCGCCGCTACGAGATCCAGGACCCGATGGCCGGGATCCTGGCGCGGCAATACGCCTTGGCGGAGCAGGCTGCGCAACAGGCGGGCCAGGGACCGCGGGCGATGCTGGCCTGGGCCGGCGTCCTGACCGGGTTGGAGGCCGTGTTCGGGGACCTGGGCCAGGACCCGCGCTTCGTGCGGGCCGTGGCGCAGGCCGCGCAATCCTTGCGCAGCCTGGGCGTGGCGGGGGCGCTGGGCGCGCTGGCGGCGCAGGGACCGCCCCAGGCAGGCTGA
- the manD gene encoding D-mannonate dehydratase ManD: MKITDARVIVCSPGRNFVTLKIETDQGLTGIGDATLNGRELAVAAYLTEHVVPCLIGRDAHQIEDIWQYLYKGAYWRRGPVTMTAIAAVDTALWDLKAKAAGLPLYQLLGGKSRSGVMVYGHANGSDIEHTVDEVLRYADMGYRAIRAQSGVPGLDKVYGVGRGNLFYEPADADLPSEHDWSTEKYLRHAPRLFERIREKLGFEHHLLHDVHHRLTPIEAGRLGKSLEPYSLFWMEDATPAENQEAFRLIRQHTTTPLAVGEIFNSIWDCKDLVQNQLIDYIRTTVVHAGGITHLRRIADLASLYQVRTGCHGATDLSPVCMGAALHFDLWVPNFGIQEYMRHTEETDAVFPHAYTFGQGMLYPGDVPGHGVDIDEKLAARYPYKRAYLPVNRLQQDGTLWNW, translated from the coding sequence ATGAAAATTACGGACGCACGCGTGATCGTTTGTTCTCCGGGCCGCAATTTCGTGACCCTGAAGATTGAAACCGACCAGGGCCTGACCGGCATCGGCGACGCGACCCTGAACGGGCGCGAACTGGCCGTTGCCGCCTACCTGACCGAGCACGTGGTCCCTTGCCTGATCGGCCGCGACGCGCACCAGATCGAGGACATCTGGCAGTACCTGTACAAGGGCGCCTACTGGCGGCGCGGACCGGTCACCATGACCGCCATCGCGGCCGTGGACACGGCGCTGTGGGATCTGAAGGCCAAGGCTGCCGGCCTGCCGCTGTACCAGCTGCTGGGCGGCAAGAGCCGCAGCGGCGTGATGGTCTATGGACACGCCAATGGCTCGGACATCGAGCACACGGTGGACGAAGTGCTGCGGTACGCCGACATGGGCTATCGCGCGATCCGCGCGCAAAGCGGCGTGCCTGGCCTGGACAAGGTCTACGGCGTGGGACGCGGCAACCTGTTCTACGAACCCGCCGACGCGGACCTGCCCAGCGAGCACGACTGGTCCACCGAAAAATACCTGCGCCATGCGCCCAGGCTGTTCGAGCGCATCCGCGAGAAGCTGGGCTTCGAGCATCACCTGCTGCACGACGTGCATCACCGTCTGACCCCGATCGAGGCCGGCCGGCTGGGCAAGTCGCTTGAGCCCTACAGCCTGTTCTGGATGGAGGACGCCACGCCCGCCGAGAACCAGGAGGCGTTCCGGCTGATCCGCCAGCACACGACGACGCCGCTGGCCGTGGGCGAGATCTTCAACTCCATCTGGGACTGCAAGGACCTGGTGCAGAACCAGCTGATCGACTACATCCGCACCACCGTGGTCCATGCGGGCGGCATCACGCACCTGCGCCGCATCGCCGACCTGGCCTCGCTCTACCAGGTGCGCACGGGCTGCCACGGCGCCACCGACCTGTCGCCCGTCTGCATGGGAGCGGCGCTGCATTTCGACCTGTGGGTGCCCAACTTCGGCATCCAGGAGTACATGCGCCACACCGAGGAAACGGACGCGGTGTTTCCGCACGCCTACACCTTCGGCCAGGGCATGTTGTATCCGGGCGATGTACCCGGCCACGGCGTCGACATCGATGAGAAGCTGGCCGCCCGGTACCCGTACAAGCGCGCCTACCTGCCGGTGAACCGCCTGCAGCAAGACGGGACGCTATGGAACTGGTAG